The following proteins are encoded in a genomic region of Leptolyngbya boryana PCC 6306:
- a CDS encoding beta clamp domain-containing protein encodes MTQTTKRKSTKSTTAKTKPVEVEAPIVEAQPAIPEGRLATVQQATLSELTQLVVKAVPSQGTNPELKYLVIEACADTQQLFLQGFDLKIGMRVCLPTNVAQSGKLLVPPLQFSSLIEKMPKTAITLEVAPGVTQLRLLSAIAHSEIPAKPATHYPKLPEPDGTIELYELNAREFQRSIRAISMCASKDESQTPHHGVQIQLWKQSEQICFSLCAADGHVLGLYQTTTLEQETPDFNCIVRADALTKLSELLDLNVSETVAIELEKSKQAPTSIVRFRYGENNAHHSLTVRVLEGNFSNYRNILSNLRQQVQTTVTIDQSQIISCLDRHLVMVTSINTRVVKFTATSTGLDTESKSASGGHCESISGQINGASLTTHLNAANLQRVIQKLNHTEAKLHIIAEKSPLLIAAPESAADQPRLTFLLMPVEI; translated from the coding sequence ATGACTCAAACCACAAAGCGTAAATCAACTAAATCAACGACGGCTAAAACCAAGCCAGTAGAAGTAGAAGCACCTATTGTTGAAGCGCAACCAGCAATCCCCGAAGGGCGATTAGCAACCGTGCAACAAGCAACGCTTTCAGAACTAACTCAGTTGGTTGTTAAAGCTGTCCCTTCTCAAGGAACGAATCCAGAACTCAAGTACTTGGTCATCGAAGCTTGTGCCGACACTCAGCAGCTTTTTCTACAAGGATTTGATCTGAAGATTGGAATGCGCGTTTGTCTACCTACGAATGTCGCACAATCGGGTAAGTTACTCGTTCCGCCATTACAGTTTTCCAGTCTGATCGAGAAAATGCCAAAGACTGCGATCACGCTGGAAGTCGCGCCTGGGGTGACTCAACTTCGATTACTGAGCGCGATCGCGCACAGCGAAATTCCTGCTAAACCCGCGACTCATTATCCAAAGCTGCCTGAACCCGATGGCACCATTGAGCTTTACGAACTGAATGCGAGAGAATTTCAACGATCGATTCGAGCGATCTCAATGTGCGCTTCCAAAGATGAAAGCCAAACACCCCATCACGGCGTTCAAATTCAACTATGGAAACAGTCTGAACAAATTTGTTTCAGCTTGTGTGCGGCAGATGGTCACGTTTTGGGACTGTATCAAACGACTACACTAGAACAAGAAACACCAGACTTTAATTGCATTGTTCGAGCCGATGCCCTAACGAAACTCTCTGAACTTTTAGATCTCAATGTCAGCGAAACAGTCGCGATCGAGCTTGAAAAATCCAAGCAAGCGCCAACCTCAATCGTTCGCTTTCGCTACGGTGAGAATAACGCGCATCACAGCCTGACTGTTCGAGTGTTAGAAGGAAATTTTTCAAACTATCGCAATATTTTGAGCAATCTGAGACAGCAAGTGCAAACCACCGTCACGATTGATCAAAGCCAGATCATTAGCTGTTTAGACCGCCATCTAGTTATGGTTACGAGCATTAATACAAGAGTGGTTAAATTTACGGCAACTTCAACCGGACTTGATACAGAAAGCAAATCTGCAAGCGGTGGGCACTGCGAATCAATCTCTGGGCAAATCAATGGAGCTTCTTTGACCACACACCTTAATGCAGCTAACCTTCAGCGAGTGATCCAAAAACTCAACCATACCGAAGCCAAGCTCCACATCATTGCTGAAAAGTCACCGCTTCTGATTGCTGCACCTGAGAGTGCTGCTGACCAACCCAGGTTGACTTTTCTACTGATGCCCGTCGAAATCTAG
- a CDS encoding bifunctional DNA primase/polymerase — MSYFGDRYSPNPGINDTIIWLLDHGYPPLPIAPYHDPHQYPKLPIIPNTEPLPRFTGKNPSYLNFNGYPSLIKHQDFQHRLPSSSEIKRWFCDRRTGIATMGGWNNTVWLDFDVHRFQSIEDCRTILEAYLEFAPCLKLTFIEISQSQGWHVGVRCNPLPVFSNFAFQPKSFQAGEIIGEGKIIVLAPTQGKNGQYQSIQRVMPIQIESLDSISIFARTRTTQTLRAIEPLNIFSSLTDHPIAIEHLICQRVKFLLQQLNEIPVGQRSDVLCSITREVFGWENWLQNYPYRLAPSADTFCQIVGQRLELDAARIQRILNSHSHSVSIRYSMPAIYRYLGEAGCDRQVQKAVRFSHSSYFKESSHDSNHKA, encoded by the coding sequence ATGTCCTATTTTGGCGATCGCTACAGTCCTAATCCTGGTATCAATGACACGATCATATGGCTCCTCGATCACGGTTATCCGCCGCTCCCGATCGCGCCCTATCACGACCCGCACCAATACCCAAAGCTGCCAATTATTCCAAACACTGAACCACTCCCCCGGTTTACTGGGAAAAATCCTTCCTATCTCAATTTCAATGGCTATCCATCCCTCATCAAACATCAGGACTTTCAGCATCGCCTCCCCAGTTCCAGCGAAATCAAGCGCTGGTTTTGCGATCGGAGAACGGGAATCGCCACGATGGGAGGATGGAATAACACCGTTTGGCTTGATTTCGACGTGCATCGGTTTCAATCGATCGAAGACTGTCGAACAATTCTAGAAGCCTATCTAGAGTTTGCACCCTGTCTCAAATTGACCTTCATCGAAATCAGCCAGAGTCAGGGTTGGCATGTTGGAGTGCGCTGCAATCCATTGCCCGTTTTTTCTAACTTTGCTTTTCAACCCAAAAGCTTTCAAGCTGGTGAGATAATTGGTGAAGGAAAAATCATTGTATTAGCACCAACTCAAGGAAAAAATGGGCAATATCAATCGATTCAGCGAGTCATGCCGATTCAAATCGAATCACTTGATAGCATTAGCATCTTTGCTCGAACTCGGACAACGCAAACACTACGGGCGATCGAGCCTTTGAATATCTTTTCATCATTAACTGATCATCCCATTGCGATCGAACACCTAATTTGCCAGCGAGTGAAATTTCTACTTCAACAATTGAACGAAATTCCAGTTGGGCAAAGAAGCGATGTTCTCTGCTCGATCACACGAGAAGTTTTCGGCTGGGAGAACTGGCTGCAAAACTATCCCTACCGTTTAGCTCCATCGGCTGACACATTCTGTCAGATCGTAGGACAGCGATTAGAGCTAGATGCAGCGAGGATTCAGCGCATTCTCAATAGTCACTCTCACAGTGTTTCGATTCGGTATTCCATGCCTGCCATTTACCGCTATCTCGGTGAGGCAGGTTGCGATCGACAAGTTCAAAAAGCTGTTCGTTTTTCACACTCATCTTATTTCAAGGAAAGCTCTCATGACTCAAACCACAAAGCGTAA
- a CDS encoding ThiF family adenylyltransferase, whose translation MHIINTDYLEAKPIWLGEFDRVLLVLIGCGGNGSYMAETIARFCRLLTQQGKRAQALFIDPQSVEIKNIPRQRFSDAEIGLNKAQVLAARYSLLWGVEILAYPTLFNADLLQGYYNWLIFLIGCVDDGPARSEIAQSLNQNSSSDLPKRWWLDLGNHRESGQILLGSAPTPNHLRWAFQTPSHCLTLPSPALVHPEILLPRPEQLTHAPMSCAEIAILNAQSQSVNGMCAAIASDYLNRLLFGQLKKWATYFDLETGTTQTRYNSPQTIAQFMNR comes from the coding sequence ATGCACATTATCAACACTGACTATCTAGAAGCTAAACCGATTTGGCTTGGCGAATTTGACCGAGTATTACTGGTTCTCATTGGATGCGGTGGCAATGGCTCATACATGGCAGAAACGATCGCCAGGTTTTGCCGATTACTAACACAGCAAGGAAAACGCGCTCAAGCTTTATTCATTGATCCACAGTCCGTTGAAATCAAGAACATTCCCAGACAGCGGTTTAGTGATGCGGAAATTGGACTCAACAAGGCTCAAGTTTTAGCGGCTCGTTATTCGTTGCTGTGGGGAGTGGAAATTCTTGCTTATCCAACACTTTTCAATGCTGACCTACTCCAAGGATATTATAACTGGCTGATTTTCCTGATTGGCTGTGTGGACGACGGACCTGCTCGAAGTGAGATCGCACAATCTCTAAATCAAAACTCTTCCTCTGATTTGCCGAAACGCTGGTGGCTAGATTTAGGTAATCATCGAGAATCCGGGCAAATCTTACTAGGCAGCGCTCCTACACCAAATCATCTGAGATGGGCATTTCAAACCCCTTCGCACTGTCTTACACTGCCATCTCCAGCTCTGGTACATCCTGAGATCCTTCTGCCTAGACCAGAGCAGCTAACCCATGCACCAATGAGTTGCGCGGAGATTGCCATACTGAATGCTCAATCTCAATCGGTTAACGGAATGTGTGCCGCGATCGCATCTGACTACCTCAATCGACTGTTATTTGGACAGTTAAAGAAATGGGCAACGTATTTTGATTTGGAGACAGGAACCACTCAAACTCGGTATAACTCCCCGCAAACGATCGCGCAGTTTATGAATCGGTGA
- a CDS encoding sigma-70 family RNA polymerase sigma factor, translated as MTPNFSSIRDYLNQMGQYPLLTEDEEQEYGTQIQQMMTILTRKQALVQSLDREPTLNELSQALQISTTEIQAILRKGNRAKSKMIQHNLRLVVSVIKKRRLHYSTEDFLDLMQAGRIGLDRAAEKFDPKLGYKFSTYAVWWVRQFIAREVMDNGRSVRIPVHLYEKWHRMHKVHRQLTIRLSRSPTREELAAELEVSIEQLTKLQETFQSIDSLDRPINSDSDDPLINFIDEQIDTSAYETPIESVDRMLLRDSIEQALEGLTQKQQTVIRLRLGLDSDPMTLEQIGQILNLTRERIRQIEAKAKKILQRNPNLQQYFLNK; from the coding sequence ATGACTCCTAACTTCAGTTCGATTCGAGATTATTTGAATCAAATGGGTCAATACCCCCTACTGACAGAAGACGAAGAGCAAGAATACGGCACTCAAATTCAGCAGATGATGACAATCCTCACTCGAAAGCAAGCTCTCGTTCAATCACTCGATCGCGAACCAACGCTGAATGAATTATCTCAGGCACTGCAAATCTCTACTACTGAGATTCAAGCAATTCTGCGAAAGGGCAATCGTGCTAAATCGAAAATGATCCAGCACAACTTACGCCTTGTAGTGTCAGTCATTAAAAAACGCCGCTTGCATTACAGCACAGAAGATTTTTTAGACTTAATGCAAGCTGGCAGAATTGGACTCGATCGTGCAGCTGAAAAGTTTGATCCAAAACTGGGCTACAAATTCTCAACCTATGCGGTCTGGTGGGTGCGGCAATTTATTGCGCGTGAGGTGATGGACAACGGGCGTTCTGTTCGTATTCCGGTTCACCTCTATGAAAAGTGGCATCGGATGCACAAGGTTCATCGACAGCTAACAATTCGCCTTAGTCGTAGCCCAACGCGAGAAGAACTCGCCGCTGAACTCGAAGTGTCGATCGAGCAATTAACCAAGCTACAGGAGACGTTTCAATCGATTGATTCTCTCGATCGTCCCATTAATTCTGATTCGGATGATCCATTAATCAATTTCATTGATGAGCAAATCGACACGTCAGCCTATGAAACACCAATAGAATCTGTTGATCGAATGCTTCTGCGCGACTCGATCGAACAAGCACTGGAAGGCTTAACCCAAAAGCAGCAAACTGTAATACGACTAAGGCTTGGGCTAGATAGCGATCCGATGACACTTGAGCAGATTGGGCAAATTCTCAATCTAACTCGTGAGCGCATTCGTCAAATTGAAGCTAAAGCTAAAAAAATTCTCCAGCGTAATCCAAACCTTCAACAGTACTTTCTCAATAAATAG
- the holA gene encoding DNA polymerase III subunit delta: protein MPGYYFYGNDEFAIEQAIYTLKQSLNINSLNSSIVRESKDRELRQALETALTLPFGSGDRFIWVRNFPAIAFGHALYPLLKGVLAAPLSTTHLIFSSSDAPTQLFKQCTQIRKFDRLPPWQTDQIHKWIQTTAIQFGLRLRSDTIQVLQQAIGNDSRALHHALETLVLYSNGDDTQLIPAVVGNLITSTTATALDLAQALLESNREKALRLLAQLMTLNEPVLKIIRTLASRFRLWLCVRSLIEAGQHNNAQIAQIAEIRNPNQVYFLRQMLGSTSTDRLCNCLNAILHTEFEIKSSSSSSSNVLHLLVFEICDQP from the coding sequence ATGCCAGGTTACTACTTTTATGGCAATGATGAGTTTGCAATCGAGCAAGCCATCTATACGCTCAAACAGTCGCTCAATATTAATTCTCTCAATAGTTCTATTGTCCGAGAGTCAAAAGATCGTGAGTTACGCCAAGCGCTCGAAACTGCGTTGACTCTACCATTCGGGTCTGGAGATCGTTTTATTTGGGTGCGAAACTTCCCTGCCATTGCATTCGGTCACGCGCTCTACCCGTTGCTCAAAGGAGTCTTAGCCGCTCCGCTAAGCACAACACATCTGATCTTCAGCAGTTCTGATGCACCAACTCAATTATTCAAGCAATGCACCCAGATCCGAAAGTTCGATCGCCTCCCACCCTGGCAAACTGACCAGATTCATAAATGGATTCAAACTACTGCAATCCAATTCGGTTTAAGGCTTCGTTCAGATACGATTCAAGTTCTTCAGCAAGCGATCGGGAACGATTCTCGCGCTTTACACCATGCGCTCGAAACGCTCGTTCTTTACAGCAACGGCGATGACACTCAGCTAATCCCGGCTGTCGTTGGAAACTTAATCACTTCAACGACAGCAACCGCGCTTGATCTTGCTCAAGCCCTGCTGGAGAGCAATCGAGAAAAAGCTTTGCGACTATTGGCGCAATTGATGACCCTGAATGAACCTGTTCTCAAAATCATTCGGACGTTAGCAAGTCGATTTCGACTGTGGCTTTGTGTGCGATCGCTGATCGAAGCAGGACAACATAACAATGCTCAGATCGCCCAAATCGCCGAGATTCGCAATCCTAATCAAGTCTACTTTTTGCGCCAAATGCTGGGAAGTACATCAACCGATCGTTTATGTAATTGTCTGAATGCAATTTTGCATACAGAGTTTGAAATTAAATCAAGTTCGAGCAGTTCATCAAATGTGCTGCACTTGCTTGTATTTGAAATTTGTGATCAACCCTAG